A segment of the Streptomyces sp. NBC_01235 genome:
GCCGTAGTAGGAGTAGGACCCGAAGTGGATGAACATCCCGAACCGGGCCTGGTACCACCAGTCGAGCTTCGCGTCGACGCTGTAGGCCTCGGCCGTCGTGGGCCACAGGGCCTGCGGCAGACCGAACGCCACGGTGCCGCCGGCGAGGGCTGCGGCCTTGATGAGGGAGCGCCTGCTGAGGGGAGCGGAGGACATCGTGCGGCTCCTGGAGGGTGAAGGACACAGGGTGTCGGTGACTGCTCGTCCGCGCTACCGCGCAGACGGCGGAGTACGGCGGCTCGTGTCCGGCCGGGGCTCAAGCAACTCCCAGGGACATCGGATGTATTAACAGACACAGTCGCACCCCGCGTCTAGAGTGACGACAGAGAATTTGGAAATGCCCTGTTCATGACCCCACGGCCAGAGTTCGGGGGCAGAAGACATAGGACCTCTATCGAGGTCTGGTCAGAGGTGGAAAAGAGCACGGCTTCGCAGCGCGGCCACCGGGCCACGCTGCGAAGCCGGACGGTCTCGGTGCCCTCGGCTACGCGTCCTCCACCACGACGATGTCCAAAGTCCTGGGCCCGTGCACGCCCTCGACACGGTCCAGTTCGATGTCGCTGGTGGCCGAGGGGCCGGAGATCAGAGTCAGCGGGCGGGTGGGATCGAGCAGGCGCAGTGCCTCGGGTACGTCGGGAGCGATCTGGTCCGCCCGGACCACGCAGATGTGCTGGTCCGGAAGCAGGGTCAGGACCCGCCGGCCCTGCCCCGCACCGTGGTCAAGGGTCACGGTGCCGGTGACGGCGATGGCGACGGCGACGGTGGTGACCACGGCATCCGCCGCGTCGAGTTGTCCGACGGTCAGCGGCGGGACATCCGTCAGCAGGGACCAGGGGCCTTCCGGGACCAGGTCCTCGGGAAGCCCGGGCGGTACCACCAGGGACCGTGCTCCGGTGCGGGCCAGAGCGCGACCGACCGCCGCCGCGGCATCGGACGGCGGAACACGGACCACCGTGGCGCGGTACTCGGCGGCACGCTCGGCGAACAGCCCGACGACGTCGGGTCCGGCGTGGTCGGCACGGCGACCCTGCGAAGGAATCACGTCGTCGGGGCGCTCGGAATCCGGCACGCCGGACAGCGCTCCTTTGACCGCGCTCAGGACGGTCTCGCGGCCGTTCATCGTCATCCCTTCCTCTCCGCCGTCGTACCGCTGTCTTCGCTCGTGGGTGGTCGCGTACGGCGCCACCAGGCGCGCAGGGACTCGCGGGCCGGCGCCGGGGTGTCCCGGGTGCCCGACCAGCGGGCGAACGGACCGGGCAGTGCGCCGATCCGGCCGTCACGGGCCACCAGCCGGGCTCCCATGGCAGCGAGCCGCTGTACGGCGGCCAGCCGCCGCGGTGAGCCCAGGACGGCACCCGCGGCCTTCATGGCAAGTGCCTCGGTTGTGGGGAGCAGTCGGTCCCGGCGCTTGGCCTCCACGGCCTCGGCGCGCAGATGGACCAGTACCTCGGGGATGTTGATCTTCACGGGGCAGGCGTCGTAACAGGCGCCGCACAGGGTCGAGGCGAAGGGCAGTGAGGCCGCGTTCTCGATGCCGACGAGCTGCGGGGTCAGGACGGCGCCGATCGGCCCGGGGTAGACCGAACCGTAGGCATGACCCCCCGTGCGCTCGTACACCGGGCAGACGTTGAGGCACGCCGAGCAGCGGATGCAGGCGAGGGCCTGGCGGCCCACCTCGTCGGCGAGGGTGGCGGTGCGGCCGTTGTCGAGCAGCACCAGGTGGAAGTTCCGGGGACCGTCGCCCTCGGTGACGCCGGTCCACAGCGAGGTGTACGGGTTCATCCGCTCGCCGGTCGACGAGCGGGGCAGGAGCTGGAGGAACACGTCCAGGTCGGCGAAGGACGGCAGGACCTTCTCGATGCCCATGACGGTGATCAGGGTCTCCGGCAGGGTCAGGCACATCCGCCCGTTGCCCTCCGACTCCACCACCGCGATCGTTCCGGTGTCGGCGGCCGCGAAGTTGGCGCCGGAGACGGCGACCTTGGCCCGCAGGAACTTCTCCCGCAGGTGGAGCCGGGCGGCCTCGGCGAGGTCGCGGGGCTCGTCGGTGAGGTCCTCGGGGGCGGGCCTGCCCCACTCCCCCATCTCCCGGCGGAAGATCTCCCGGATCTCGGAGCGGCCCCGGTGGATGGCGGGCACGAGGATGTGCGACGGGCGGTCGCCGCCCAGCTGCACGATGAGTTCCGCGAGGTCGGTCTCGTAGGCGCGGATGCCCGCGTCCGCGAGCGCCTCGTTGAGGCCGATCTCCTGGGTCGCCATCGACTTGACCTTGACGACCTCGTGCTTCTCAATGTCACCGCCGCCGGTCGCCTTCACCAGGGCGGTCACGATGCGGTTGGCCTCGGCGGCGTCCGACGCCCAGTGAACCACTCCCCCCGCGGCGGTCACCGCCTTCTCCAGGCGCAGGAGATGGTGGTCGAGATGACGGAGGGTGTGACGCTTGACCGACGCGGCCGTCTCCCGCAGTTCCTCCCAGTCCTCCAGTTCGGCGGCGACCGCCAGGCGCTTGTCCCGGATGGTGCCGGTCGCCCGGCGCAGGTTCGCCCGCAGCCGGGTGTCGGCGAGCGCGGTGCGCGCCGCCTCGGGGAAGGCCGGGGCGCCCAGCCATACGACGTTGTCGGCACCGCTCACCGCAGGTCCCCTTCCGTGGAGGCCAGGATCTCGGCCAGGTGCATCGTGCCGACGCCGGTACGGAGCCGGGACAGGCCGCCGCCGATGTGGGTGAGGCAGGAGTTGTCGCCCGCGGACAGGAACTCGGCGCCGGTGTTCTGCACATGGCGCATCTTGTCGGCGAGCATGGCGTTGGACACGTCGGCGTTCTTCAGCGCGAACGTGCCGCCGAAGCCGCAGCAGGACTCTGCGGCGGGCAGTTCGACGAGGTCGATGCCCTTCACGGCGCGCAGCAGCCTGAGCGGCCGGTCGCCGACCCGCAGCATGCGCAGCGAGTGGCAGGTCGGGTGGTAGGTGACGCGGTGGGGGAAGCAGGCGCCGACATCGGTGACGCCGAGGACGTCGACGAGGAGTTCCGACAGCTCGTACACCGTCGGGACGACGTGCTCGACCGCCTCGGCGAGCGCGGCGTCGCCGTATTGGGCGGCCACCACACGATGGTGGTCGCGCACCATGCCCGCGCAGGACCCGGAGGGGGCGACGACGGCGTCGTAGCCCGCGAAGACCTCGGCGAAGCGGCGGACCATGGGCAGGGTCTCGGGGCGGTAACCGGTGTTGAAGTGCATCTGGCCGCAGCAGGTCTGGCCCTGCGGGAACTCCACGGTGTGGCCGAGGCGTTCCAGCAGTTCGGTCACCGCGCGACCGGTGCGGGGGAACATCGTGTCGTTGAAGCAGGTGATGAAGAGGGCTATGCGCATGGGGTTTCCTGGAGTGGGGCCGGCCGTGCGGTGACGGGCAGGTCGTAGGTCCGCACGGCCGTGCCGGTGAAGACGTCATGGCGCTCGGCCGGCCCGAGCCCGGCCGTCAACTCGCGTGCGACGGCGATCACTTGGGCGTACGTGGCGGCGAGCCGACAGACGGGCCAGTCGGAGCCGAACATCAGCCGCCCGGGTCCGAAGGCGTCGAGCACGGTGTCGGCGTACGGCACGAGGGCCGCGGTGGTCCACGAGCCCCAGTCGGCTTCGGTGACCATGCCGGAGAGTTTGCAGACGGTATTGGGGAGGGCGGCGAGGCGCCGGATCTGCTGCGCCCAGGGGCCGAGTTCGCCGGACGCGATGGGCGGCTTGCCGAGGTGGTCGAGGACGAAGGTGAGGCCTGGCAGGCGCTCCGCGGCCTCGACGGCCGCCGCGAGTTGGTGGGGCTTCACCACGAGGTCGTGGACGAGTCCCGCATCGGCGACCGCGGAAAGGCCACGCAGAACCTCGGGACGTACGAGCCAGCGCGGATCCGGCTCGCCCTGCACCTGGTGGCGGATGCCCACCAGGTGCTCCCCTCCAAAACCCGCGCGCAGCCTCGCGAGGGTCTCGGCGACATCGGGGGCGGTCAGGTCGGTCCAGCCGACGACCCCGGCGACCAGGTCGCTGTCGGCGGCCAGGGCCAGGAACTCCGGGGTCTCCTCCGGTACGGTGATCGTCTGCACCAGCACGGTGGCGGTGACACCGGCCGCACGGGCCTCCGGTGCCAGGTCCGCGAGGGTGAAGTCGCGTCGCAGCGGGGCGAGTTCGTCTCCGCTGATCCAGTCCTGGTCGCGGACGGACAGGTCCCACATGTGGTGGTGGGCGTCCACGATGCCGGGCACGGTCTCCGCTCCGGTCACCGTTCCCACACCACCGGCAGCGAGGCGTCCGCGCCCTGCGCGGGGTAGTCGTGGACGACGTCGAGCAGGTCGGCCGTCCGGGCCTGCCAGGCGATGTTGACGGGCAACTTGTCGAGTTCGACGATCGTCGTCCGGCAGTCCTCGGCCTCCGGCACATGGAACAGGTCCGCGCCTCCCCACGCTCGGCTCCGCTCGCGCGGGGACCCACACCGCCGGATCGTCCATTCCCTCACCCCCGCGGCGCGGATGGCGGCGGTGAGTTCCTCGGGCACCTCGCGGTGCGCGGCCTCGTACGGCTCGATGCGGTCGGCGCGGACCTTGGTGTGCAGGGCAACCCTCATGACGGTTCCTTCGACGGCATGGCTTCCCCGGTCGGCGTGGCTGCCCCGTTTGGTGCGGGGACCGGTGTGTCCGGGTCCAGCAGTCCCTCGGCGCGCAGTTCGTCCCACAGGGCGTCCGGAATCGGGCGTCGCAGCTGCTCCACCGTGTCGCGCACCTCCTCGGGAGTGCGCGCGCCGGTCAGGACGCTCACGACCGCGGGATGGCCGAACGGGAAGCGCAGCGCGGCGGCACGCAGCGGCACGCCGTGGCGTTCGCAGACCGCGAGGAGCCGCAGCGCCCGGTCGAGGACCGGCTGCGGAGCGGGTGCGTAGTCGTATGTGGCGCCGGGCCGGGGGGCCGTCAGCAGCCCGGAGTTGAACACCCCTCCGATGACCACGCTCCGGCCGCGGGCGGCTGCCTCCGGGAGCAGGTCGGTGAGCGAGTCCTGTTCCAGGAGGGTGTAGCGGCCGGCCAGCAGCACCACGTCGATGTCCGTCTCACGCAGGAACCGGGCGGGCAGGGCGGACTGGTTCGTCCCGACGCCGATCGCTCCGATCACGCCTTCGGCGCGTAGCCGATCCAGCGCCGGGTACGCCTCGCGCAACGCCTGGTCGGCGTGGTCGTCGGGGTCGTGCAGCAGGGCCACGTCGACGCGGTCGACGCCGAGACGTTCCAGGCTCGCCTCCAGGGAGCGCAGCACTCCGTCGGCGCTGAAGTCCCAGACCCGGCGGTGGGTGGCCGGGACGGCGAAGCCATGGGCGAGGTCGTCGCCGGCGCCGCCCTGCGGATTCGGCACGAGAAGCCGGCCCACCTTGGTGGAGAGCGTGTAGGTGTCACGGGGGCGGTCGCGCAGCGCCGCGCCGAGCCGCCGTTCCGACAGGCCGAGACCGTAGTGGGGCGCGGTGTCGAAGGTGCGGACACCGGCGTCCCAGGCCGCCTCCACCGTGTCGTGGGCGGCCTCGTCGGTGACCGGGTGGAAGAGGTTGCCGAGGGCGGCACAGCCCAGCGCCAGTTCCGAGACCGGTACCGCGCTGCCGCCCAGCCCGGTGGTCCTCACGACCGGTCCACCGGGCGCAGCCGCAGTCCCTGCATGCCGCCGTCCACCGCGAGCGCGGTGCCGGTGACGGACGCCGCGGCCGGACTCGCCAGGTAGACGATGGCGGCCGCCACCTCGTCGGCGGTGATCAGGCGTCCCAGGGGCTGGCGGGCGTTGAGGGCCGCGCGCTCGGCCTCGGGATCGTCGGCCGCGTCCAGCAGCCGCGATACCCATGGTGTGTCGGCGGTGCCGGGGTTGACGCAGTTGACGCGGATGCCCTCGCGGACGTGGTCGGCGGCCATGGCGAGAGTCAGTGAGAGGACCGCACCCTTGCTGGCGCAGTACAGGGCGCGCTGAGGCAGTCCCGCGGTGGCGCCTATCGAGCACGTGTTGACGACCGCCGCGTGCGCGGAGCGGCGCAGGTGGGGAAGGGCGGCGCGCGTGGTGCGGACGATGCCGAGGACGTTGACGTCCAGGACCCGGTGCCACTGCTCGTCCGGGTTGTCCTCGACGGTGCCCACCGCGCCGATGCCCGCGTTGTTCACGAGGATGTCCAGGCCGCCGAGCCGCTCGGCAGCCTGTTCCACGGCGGCGCGCACGGAGACGTCGTCGCTGACGTCTGCCTTCAGGCCGAGCAGCGGTTCGCTGACGCCGCCCGGATCGAGGTCGAGCACGGCCACTGCCGCACCCTGCGCCGCCAGTGCGCGGGCCGTGGACAGCCCGATGCCGGACGCGCCCCCGGTGACGGCGGCCCTGAGCCCTGACAGACCGGTCATGCCACCTCCTCCTGAGCTGCGCGGTCGGCGACCCAGAACGTGCCGTCCGGGTAGCGGTATTCGACGATGGACTCCTGCCGCATGGTGGCCGAGAAGCCCGGCGCGAGCGGCGCGGTGTAGTGGCCGTCGCGGATGACCACGGGCGCCGTGAAGTGCTGGTGGAGGTGGTCGACGTACTCGATCACGCGGTTCTCGGTGGTGCCGGACAGCGCCAGGTAGTCGAACATCGACAGGTGCTGCACCAGCTCGCACAGGCCGACGCCGCCGGCGTGCGGGCACACCGGCACCCCGAACTTCGCGGCGAGCAGCAGGATCGCGAGGTTCTCATTGACTCCGCCGACGCGGGCCGCGTCGATCTGGAGGACGTCGATGGCGCCGGCCTGGAGGAGCTGCTTGAAGACGATGCGGTTCTGCACGTGTTCGCCGGTGGCGACCTTCACGGGGGCGACGCCCCGGCGGACGGCGGCGTGGCCGAGGATGTCGTCGGGGCTGGTGGGCTCCTCGATCCAGTACGGGTCGAACTCGGCGAGCGCCTTGGTCCACTCGACCGCCTCGTCCACGTTCCAGCGCTGGTTGGCGTCGATGGCGATGCGGATCTCCTCGCCGACGGCGGCGCGGGCGGTGCGCATGCGGCGGATGTCGTCGGCGAGGTCGGCGCCGACCTTGAGCTTGATCTGGGTGAAGCCGTCGGCGACGGCCTGCTTGGCCAGCCGGGTGAGCTTCTCGTCGGAGTAGCCGAGCCAGCCCGGTGAGGTGGTGTAGCCGGGGTAGCCGCGCTCCAGCAGGACGGCCTCGCGCTCCGCGAGCCCGGTGCGGCCCTCGCGCAGCAGTTGGAGGGCGTCCTCCGGAGTGAGGACGTCGGCGATGTAGCGGAAGTCGACCTGGGAGACCAGCCACTCGGGGTCGGCATGGGCGAGCAGCCGCCACAGGGGCAGTCCGGCGCGCTTGGCGGCCAGGTCCCACACGGCGTTGACGACGGCGCCGATGGCCATGTGCATCACGCCCTTCTCGGGGCCGAGCCAGCGCAGCTGGCTGTCCCCGATCAGGTCGCGGTTGACCGAGCCGGGGTCGGCGCACAGCTCTTCCACCGAGCGGCCCACGAGGTGGGGCCGCAGGGCGCCGATCGCGGCGACCTGGACATCGTTGCCGCGTCCGATGGTGAAGGTGAAGCCGTGGCCCTCGTGCCCGTCGCCGGCGTCTGTGCGCAGCACGACATAGGCGGCGGAGTAGTCGGGGTCCGGGTTCATCGCGTCGGAGCCGTCCAGTTCCCGCGAGGTGGGGAAGCGGACGTCGTAGGTGTCGACGGCGGTGATCCGGGCGGAGGTTGTAGTCAAGGTGGTGCTGCCTTTCACGCTTGGGCGAAGGTCTGGCGCTGGCTGCCGAGGCCGTCGACAGAAAGCTCGACGGTGTCGCCGGGGCGCAGGAAGGGAGTGCCGGGAAGCCCCAGAGCCACGCCCGCGGGCGTACCGGTGTTGATCACGTCCCCCGGTTCCAGGACCATGTACTGGCTCAAGTACGACACGATGTGGTCGACCGGGAAGATCATGTCGCTGGTGTGGCCGTCCTGCCGCTTCACGCCGTTGACGCTCAGGTGCAAACCGAGGTTCTGCGGGTCGCCGGCCTCGTCGGCGGTGACCAGCCACGGGCCGAGCGGGTTGAAGGTCTCGCAGGACTTGCCCAGGTCCCACTGCGGCGAGTACTCCAGCTGGAACTCGCGCTCCGAGACGTCATGGCTGATCGCATAGCCCGCGATCACGGCGCGCGCGGCCTCGGGGCCGTCGAGGTAGCGGGCCCGCCGTCCGATGACGACCGCCAGCTCGACCTCCCAGTCGGTCTTGACCGAGCCTCGGGGGATCAGCACCTCGTCGTACGGGCCGACGACCGTGCCCGGGTCCTTCATGAACACCACTGGGCGCGCGGGAATCGCCGCGCCCGTCTCGGCAGCGTGGTCGCGGTAGTTGAGACCGACGCAGATGACCTTGCCGGGGCGGGTGACGGGTGGGCCGATCCGCAGACCGTCCTGGTCGAGCTCGGCCGGCTCTCCCGCCGCGACGGCCGCGCGGGCCCGCTCCACTCCCCCGGAGGCGAGGAAGACCCCGTCGATGTCCGGGGTCACTGAGGACAGGTCCAGCAGCCGGCCGTCGTCGGTAAGGACAGCGGGCCGCTCCTGACCGGGGGCGCCGACTCGTAGCAGTTTCACTGGGGGCTCCCTTGCCATGCGGGTCTCGTCTGAGAGGTGGTCGGCCGTAGGGCCGGGCCGCCTGCGGTGCGCCGGGCCGGACCTGCCGACGGGCTTCGCCCATCACATCGCAGTCATCGGATGTATGGCGGCACAGTGACCTTAGATGCGGGGATCGCACCTGACAATGGATTCCTCGGATGTATTTCGTCGGCGTGGCCGGCCAAGCGCTCACCAAGGCAGATTCACCATGGTCACGCATGGCCACGAGGTCGACACGTAACCCGCCATCCGATGAATCCAAGGTGAGCTGCAGGCCCATCTCCCCTGGTGAGAGCGAGGTCGGCAGGAATCCTCCGGCCACCCCGAGGGGAATGCGGCCCTCGGGGCCCGCTTCTGCTCCCTCCCCACCGCTCGAGGCGGCCCCGTTGCTGAATCGTGAGCTGCTGCGGCGCATCGCCCGTCAGGCACGAAGGCAGAAACCCTGCAGGTCGCGCGGGTGGTCAGCACGGATCACCGAGGCCGGAACGGCACCTCGACGCCCTACGGCGTGATGTCCCACAAATCTCTGGCGGCGAACTCTTGTCAACGTCGGCAACGTCGCCGTAACGTCCTCACGTCCGAGATACATCGGAGGAATGCTCGCAGCATTCAGTGCGCCCGTTCGGCTCGCATCCGCACGGTCGCGTCGCCTCCGCATCCTCGGTCCCCGGCTGACCCTCACACCCATCCCTCAGGGCACGATCCGCGCATTTTTCGCGCCGGATCGGCAACTGCCCGTCCGGCGACCTCGCCCCTCCCCCGCAGGCAGGTACGCCCTCACCACCGTTGCCCTGCGGCCCAGTGCCCCTGGCTAAGGAGAGAACACGGCCATGAAGCTCGCTCGCACCCGCTCCACCGCCGCAGCCGCCACCGCCGTCCTCGCGGTGCTGGCCCTCGCCACCGCGTGCAACCGCGAAAGCACCGGCTCGGCCGCCTCGGGCGGTGACAAGCCCGCCATCGGGATCGACCTGCCGCGCTCCGACTCCGACTTCTGGAACTCCTACGCGCAGTACATCGAGAAGGACGTCAAGTCCGACGGCATCAAGGCGCTGCCGATCAGCAACTCGCAGAACGACGTCACCAAGCTGGTCGCCAACGTGCAGGTGTTCCAGAACACCGGGGCCAAGGCCGTCGTCATGGCGCCCCAGGACACCGGCGCCATCGCCTCCACCCTCGACACCCTCGCGTCGAAGAAGATCCCCGTGGTCAGCGTCGACACCAGACCCGACAAGGGTGACGTCTACATGGTGGTCCGCGCCGACAACAGGGCGTACGGCACCAAGGCCTGCGAGTTCCTCGGCAAGCAGCTCGGTGGCAAGGGCAAGGTCGCCGAGTTCCAGGGCGCTCTGGACTCGATCAACGGGCGCGACCGCTCCGAGGCGTTCGCCGCATGCATGAAGCAGAAGTTCCCCGGCATCAAGGTCTTCGAGCTGCCCACCGACTGGAAGGGCGACGTGGCCTCCGCCAAGCTGCAGAGCCTGCTCGCCCAGCACCCCGACCTGAACGGCATCTACATGCAGGCCGGCGGCGTCTTCCTGCAGCCGACGCTGGCCCTGCTGGAGCAGAAGGGCCTGCTCAAGCCCGCCGGGCAGAAGGGTCACATCAGCATCATCTCCAACGACGGCATCCCGCAGGAGTTCGACGCCATCCGCAAGGGACAGATCGACGCCACGATCTCCCAGCCCGCCGACCTCTACGCCAAGTACGCGCTGTACTACGCCAAGGCCGCCGCCGAGGGCAAGACCTTCAAGCCGGGTGCGACCGACCACGACTCCACCATCATCAAGCTGCCCAACGGTCTCGAGGACCAGCTGCCCGCCCCACTGGTCACCAAGGACAACGTCGACGACAAGACCCTGTGGGGCAACAACGTCGGCTGATGACCGTCAGTTCCTGCCCGCCGCGTCGGGGGAGGGCAGCCCCCGCCCCCGACGCCTACCCCGCCCCGCCGGGGCGGGTACCCGCCCGCGCCCCTCGGCTCCAGCCTCCGTACACGAAGGACGGTATCCACCATGGCGGACACAGCGACCGCCCCGGCGACCGGCCCCGGCACTTTGGCCCCTGTGGCCGAGGCGACCGGCATCAGCAAACGATTCGGCCCGACCGTCGCGCTGCGCGACGCCCGTATCACCATCGCCCCCGGCGAGGCGCACGCCCTGGTCGGACGCAACGGCGCCGGCAAGTCGACGCTCGTGTCCATCCTCACCGGCCTCCAGCAACCCGACACCGGCACCCTGCGCTTCTCCGGCGAGTCGGCGCCTGCCTTCGGCGACATCGACGCCTGGCGCTCACGCGTAGCCTGCGTCTATCAGCGCTCCACCATCATCGGTGACCTGACCGTCGCCGAGAACCTCTTCCTGAACCGGCAGAGCTCCGGGGCGGTGCAGCCCATCCGCTGGAAGCAACTGCGCCGGCGGGCCGAGGAGCTGCTCGGCGAGTACGGCGTGGCCGTCGACCCGACCGCGCGGGCCAAGGACCTCACCGTCGAGCAGCGGCAGTTCGTCGAGATCGCACGGGCCCTGTCGTTCGGCGCACGCTTCATCATCCTCGACGAGCCGACCGCGAAACTCGACGCCCGCGGCATCGACCGGCTGTTCGGCAAGCTCCACGACCTCCAGCGCCAAGGCGTCGCCTTCCTGTTCATCTCCCACCACCTGCAAGAGGTGTACGACCTCTGCACCACGGTCACCGTCTACCGTGACGCGGCCCACATCCTCACCGCGCCCGTCGCCGAACTCGGCCACCAGGCGCTGGTGGAGGCCATGACCGGCGAGTCGGCCTCCACGGTCAACGCCACCGCCGGCCGGTCTCCGGTCGCGCCGGCGAATGCCCCGGAACTGCTGGCGGTCGACGGCCTGACACTGCCCGGCGTCTGCGAGGACATCTCCCTCTCGGTCCGCTCCGGCGAGGTCGTCGGGCTCGCCGGCGCCACCGCCAGCGGCAATGTGCAGGTGGGTGAGGCGATCGCCGGTCTGCACCGCGCCAAGGACGGCCGGATCACGGTC
Coding sequences within it:
- a CDS encoding fumarylacetoacetate hydrolase family protein is translated as MKLLRVGAPGQERPAVLTDDGRLLDLSSVTPDIDGVFLASGGVERARAAVAAGEPAELDQDGLRIGPPVTRPGKVICVGLNYRDHAAETGAAIPARPVVFMKDPGTVVGPYDEVLIPRGSVKTDWEVELAVVIGRRARYLDGPEAARAVIAGYAISHDVSEREFQLEYSPQWDLGKSCETFNPLGPWLVTADEAGDPQNLGLHLSVNGVKRQDGHTSDMIFPVDHIVSYLSQYMVLEPGDVINTGTPAGVALGLPGTPFLRPGDTVELSVDGLGSQRQTFAQA
- a CDS encoding aldo/keto reductase; the encoded protein is MRTTGLGGSAVPVSELALGCAALGNLFHPVTDEAAHDTVEAAWDAGVRTFDTAPHYGLGLSERRLGAALRDRPRDTYTLSTKVGRLLVPNPQGGAGDDLAHGFAVPATHRRVWDFSADGVLRSLEASLERLGVDRVDVALLHDPDDHADQALREAYPALDRLRAEGVIGAIGVGTNQSALPARFLRETDIDVVLLAGRYTLLEQDSLTDLLPEAAARGRSVVIGGVFNSGLLTAPRPGATYDYAPAPQPVLDRALRLLAVCERHGVPLRAAALRFPFGHPAVVSVLTGARTPEEVRDTVEQLRRPIPDALWDELRAEGLLDPDTPVPAPNGAATPTGEAMPSKEPS
- a CDS encoding amidohydrolase family protein — protein: MTGAETVPGIVDAHHHMWDLSVRDQDWISGDELAPLRRDFTLADLAPEARAAGVTATVLVQTITVPEETPEFLALAADSDLVAGVVGWTDLTAPDVAETLARLRAGFGGEHLVGIRHQVQGEPDPRWLVRPEVLRGLSAVADAGLVHDLVVKPHQLAAAVEAAERLPGLTFVLDHLGKPPIASGELGPWAQQIRRLAALPNTVCKLSGMVTEADWGSWTTAALVPYADTVLDAFGPGRLMFGSDWPVCRLAATYAQVIAVARELTAGLGPAERHDVFTGTAVRTYDLPVTARPAPLQETPCA
- a CDS encoding LutC/YkgG family protein — translated: MTMNGRETVLSAVKGALSGVPDSERPDDVIPSQGRRADHAGPDVVGLFAERAAEYRATVVRVPPSDAAAAVGRALARTGARSLVVPPGLPEDLVPEGPWSLLTDVPPLTVGQLDAADAVVTTVAVAIAVTGTVTLDHGAGQGRRVLTLLPDQHICVVRADQIAPDVPEALRLLDPTRPLTLISGPSATSDIELDRVEGVHGPRTLDIVVVEDA
- a CDS encoding LutB/LldF family L-lactate oxidation iron-sulfur protein; protein product: MSGADNVVWLGAPAFPEAARTALADTRLRANLRRATGTIRDKRLAVAAELEDWEELRETAASVKRHTLRHLDHHLLRLEKAVTAAGGVVHWASDAAEANRIVTALVKATGGGDIEKHEVVKVKSMATQEIGLNEALADAGIRAYETDLAELIVQLGGDRPSHILVPAIHRGRSEIREIFRREMGEWGRPAPEDLTDEPRDLAEAARLHLREKFLRAKVAVSGANFAAADTGTIAVVESEGNGRMCLTLPETLITVMGIEKVLPSFADLDVFLQLLPRSSTGERMNPYTSLWTGVTEGDGPRNFHLVLLDNGRTATLADEVGRQALACIRCSACLNVCPVYERTGGHAYGSVYPGPIGAVLTPQLVGIENAASLPFASTLCGACYDACPVKINIPEVLVHLRAEAVEAKRRDRLLPTTEALAMKAAGAVLGSPRRLAAVQRLAAMGARLVARDGRIGALPGPFARWSGTRDTPAPARESLRAWWRRTRPPTSEDSGTTAERKG
- a CDS encoding L-rhamnose mutarotase, whose product is MRVALHTKVRADRIEPYEAAHREVPEELTAAIRAAGVREWTIRRCGSPRERSRAWGGADLFHVPEAEDCRTTIVELDKLPVNIAWQARTADLLDVVHDYPAQGADASLPVVWER
- a CDS encoding sugar ABC transporter substrate-binding protein, whose amino-acid sequence is MKLARTRSTAAAATAVLAVLALATACNRESTGSAASGGDKPAIGIDLPRSDSDFWNSYAQYIEKDVKSDGIKALPISNSQNDVTKLVANVQVFQNTGAKAVVMAPQDTGAIASTLDTLASKKIPVVSVDTRPDKGDVYMVVRADNRAYGTKACEFLGKQLGGKGKVAEFQGALDSINGRDRSEAFAACMKQKFPGIKVFELPTDWKGDVASAKLQSLLAQHPDLNGIYMQAGGVFLQPTLALLEQKGLLKPAGQKGHISIISNDGIPQEFDAIRKGQIDATISQPADLYAKYALYYAKAAAEGKTFKPGATDHDSTIIKLPNGLEDQLPAPLVTKDNVDDKTLWGNNVG
- a CDS encoding sugar ABC transporter ATP-binding protein encodes the protein MADTATAPATGPGTLAPVAEATGISKRFGPTVALRDARITIAPGEAHALVGRNGAGKSTLVSILTGLQQPDTGTLRFSGESAPAFGDIDAWRSRVACVYQRSTIIGDLTVAENLFLNRQSSGAVQPIRWKQLRRRAEELLGEYGVAVDPTARAKDLTVEQRQFVEIARALSFGARFIILDEPTAKLDARGIDRLFGKLHDLQRQGVAFLFISHHLQEVYDLCTTVTVYRDAAHILTAPVAELGHQALVEAMTGESASTVNATAGRSPVAPANAPELLAVDGLTLPGVCEDISLSVRSGEVVGLAGATASGNVQVGEAIAGLHRAKDGRITVGGRSVRTGSVPSALTAGVGLVPEDRHLQGLVNNRSVAENATLTVTDQLGPFGTVLPARTKAFAGRMIRDLDIKTPGAATPVSALSGGNQQKVVVARALATDPHVLVAIRPTNGVDVKSKEFLLGRIRQVADGGKAALIVSDELDDLKVCDRIVVMFHGRVVAELDRGWKDEVVVAAIEGVSGDTARATASPASAVPASTGADEHGR
- a CDS encoding L-fuconate dehydratase, with the translated sequence MTTTSARITAVDTYDVRFPTSRELDGSDAMNPDPDYSAAYVVLRTDAGDGHEGHGFTFTIGRGNDVQVAAIGALRPHLVGRSVEELCADPGSVNRDLIGDSQLRWLGPEKGVMHMAIGAVVNAVWDLAAKRAGLPLWRLLAHADPEWLVSQVDFRYIADVLTPEDALQLLREGRTGLAEREAVLLERGYPGYTTSPGWLGYSDEKLTRLAKQAVADGFTQIKLKVGADLADDIRRMRTARAAVGEEIRIAIDANQRWNVDEAVEWTKALAEFDPYWIEEPTSPDDILGHAAVRRGVAPVKVATGEHVQNRIVFKQLLQAGAIDVLQIDAARVGGVNENLAILLLAAKFGVPVCPHAGGVGLCELVQHLSMFDYLALSGTTENRVIEYVDHLHQHFTAPVVIRDGHYTAPLAPGFSATMRQESIVEYRYPDGTFWVADRAAQEEVA
- a CDS encoding SDR family NAD(P)-dependent oxidoreductase, which gives rise to MTGLSGLRAAVTGGASGIGLSTARALAAQGAAVAVLDLDPGGVSEPLLGLKADVSDDVSVRAAVEQAAERLGGLDILVNNAGIGAVGTVEDNPDEQWHRVLDVNVLGIVRTTRAALPHLRRSAHAAVVNTCSIGATAGLPQRALYCASKGAVLSLTLAMAADHVREGIRVNCVNPGTADTPWVSRLLDAADDPEAERAALNARQPLGRLITADEVAAAIVYLASPAAASVTGTALAVDGGMQGLRLRPVDRS
- a CDS encoding (Fe-S)-binding protein; amino-acid sequence: MRIALFITCFNDTMFPRTGRAVTELLERLGHTVEFPQGQTCCGQMHFNTGYRPETLPMVRRFAEVFAGYDAVVAPSGSCAGMVRDHHRVVAAQYGDAALAEAVEHVVPTVYELSELLVDVLGVTDVGACFPHRVTYHPTCHSLRMLRVGDRPLRLLRAVKGIDLVELPAAESCCGFGGTFALKNADVSNAMLADKMRHVQNTGAEFLSAGDNSCLTHIGGGLSRLRTGVGTMHLAEILASTEGDLR